TGCCGACGAAGCGGTTCTCGACCATGTCGACCCGCCCGATGCCGTGCTTGCCGCCCAGCTCGTTCAGCTTCTCCATGACGCCGAGCGGGCTCAGCTTCTCGCCGTTTACCGCGACGCACTGCCCCGCTTCGAACGTCAGCTCGACGTATTCGGCTTGATTCGGCGCTTCCTCCGGCGACACCGAAAGTACGTACATGTCGCGGTTCGATTCGGCGCTCGGGTCGAACCACGGATCCTCGAGCATACCGCTCTCGAAGCTGATATGCAGCAGGTTGCGGTCCATCGAATACGGTTTGGCCGCCGACGCCTGGACCGGAATCCCGTGCTTCTCGGCGTACGCAATCATTTCCGCGCGGCCCGGGAACTGATCCCGGAACGCTTCGCTGCGCCAGGGGGCGATCACTTTAATGTCGGGCGCGAGCGCCGCCGCCGTCAGCTCGAAGCGCACCTGGTCGTTGCCTTTGCCGGTTGCGCCGTGGGCAATCGCCGTCGCGCCTTCCGCGCGGGCGATGTCGACCATCCGCTTGGCGATCAGCGGGCGCGCGATCGACGTGCCGAGCAAATACTGCCCCTCGTACATCGCGCCCGCCTCAAACATCGGGAAGATAAAATCTTTCGCGAATTCCTCGCGCAGGTCGTCGATATACACCTTCGAAGCTCCCGTCGCCAGCGCCTTCGCTTCGAGCCCGTCGAGCTCCTCTTTCTGGCCGATATCGGCGGTAAACGCGATAATGTCCGCGTCATAAGTTTCCTTAAGCCATTTTAAAATAACGGACGTGTCCAGACCGCCCGAGTAGGCCAGTACGATTTTTTCCTTTGCCATCGTGTGTCTTACGCTCCTTGTCCAATAGGATCGGCGTTTGCCGCTCTGCCGGCCTTCACGCCAAGGCGCGAGCAGCACGCCGGTTTATACGTGATCGAAGCTTTCGGCAGCTCCGCGAAATTACATGATTGCGGCCAGAATCGCTTTCTGCGCATGCAGCCGGTTTTCCGCCTGGTCGAAAATGATCGAGTGGTTCCCGTCGATGATGCCCTCGCTGACCTCTTCGCCGCGGTGAGCCGGCAGACAGTGCATGAACAGGAAATCGGGCTTTGCGCGATTCGTCAGTTCCTCGTTCACCTGGTAATCCGCAAACGCAATCTCGCGTTCCTTTTGCTCTGATTCGAAGCCCATGCTTGCCCATACGTCGGTGTAGACGACGTCCGCGCCTTCGATCGCTTCCTTCGGATCACGGCACACCACAATGCGCGCGCCCGTCTCCGAAGCGGCCTCGACCGTTTGGCGCACGATATCTTCATCCGGCGCATAACCTTCCGGCGTCGCCACGGACATATGCACGCCCAGCTTGGCGGCGCCCATCATGAGCGAATGCACCATATTGTTGCCGTCGCCGATATAAGCGAGCTTCATGCCTTTCAGCCGTTCCTTATGCTCCAGAATCGTCTGAAAATCGCACAGCGCCTGGCACGGATGGTTCGTGTCGGTCAGCCCGTTAATAACCGGCACCGTCGCGCCGCGCGCCAGCTCGATCACCGTCCGGTGGGCGAACGTGCGGATCATGATGCCGTCCAGGTATCGGGACAGCGTCTGCGCGGTATCCCAAACCGTCTCGCCGCGGCCGATTTGCAGATCGTTGCGGCTCAGGAAAAGTGCCTGTCCGCCGAGCTGGTACATCCCCACCTCGAAAGAAACGCGGGTGCGCGTGGACGATTTTTCGAAAATCATGCCGAGCGTTTTGCCTTTCAGCGGGTGAAACGTTTCCCCCGCCTTCTGCTTCTTCTTCAGCTCGATCGCCAGATCGATCAGATAACGGATTTCCTCCGGCGTATAGTCGGTAAGCGCGATAAAATCGCGGCCTTTCAGGCTGAGCGCCAATTCTTCGTTTACGGTCGATTGCATGAAATGCCCTCCTTATTGCGCCGATACGGTCCGTTCAGCGAAAATTGCGGCCAGAATCGAAACGGCCTGATCGATTTCTTCCTTCGTCACGAGCAGATTCGGCAGCAGGCGGACGACGTCCGGTCCCGCCGTCACGACGAGCAGGCCGCGCTTCTGCGCTTCCGTAACGAACGCCCCGGCCGGTTCGCTGCACGCAATGCCGATCAGCAGTCCTTTGCCGCGAATTTCCGTCACGAGCGGGTGGCCGCCCAGCTTCTCGCGCAGCTCGGCCATCAGATAATCGCCCATCTCCTCCGCGCGCGCCGGCAGCCTGTCGCCGACGATCGTTTCGACCGTCGCCTTCACGGCCGCCGTCGCGATCGGCGTGCCGCCGAACGTGGAGCCGTGGCTGCCCGGGCCGAACGCTTCCGCGAGATACCCTTTCGCCAGCATTGCGCCGACGGGGAAGCCGCTGCCGATCCCTTTGGCGAGGGTGAAAATGTCCGGCTCGATGCCGTAATGCTCAAACGACAGCAGCTTGCCGGTGCGTCCCATGCCGGTTTGAATTTCGTCCACGATGAGCAGAATGCCGCGCTCTTTGCACAGCTTGGCGGCATGCTTCACGAACGCCGGGTCCGCCAAAATGACGCCGCCTTCGGCCTGCACCGTCTCCAGCATGACCGCCGCCGTTTGGTCCGTCAACGCGGCTTCCAGCGCCTCGATGTCGTTGAACGGAATGTAGCGGAAGCCTTCCGGCAGCGGGCCGAAGCCTTCTTTCACCTTCTCCTGCCCCGTCGCGGTCAGCGTCGCCAGCGTCCGCCCATGGAACGACTGCTCGAACGTAATCATTTCATAGCGGCCCGTTCCGGCCACCTTCTGGTGATACCTGCGCGCCAGCTTGATCGCCGCTTCGTTGGCCTCCGCGCCGGAGTTGCAGAAAAACACCATGTCCGCGCAGGTGTTGTCCGTCAGCAGCTTCGCCGCTTCCTCCTGATTCGGAATGCGGAACAAGTTGGACACGTGCCACAGCTCGTCAAGCTGCTTCACGAGCGCGTCCTTGACCCGCTGCGGCGCGTGGCCGAGGCCAGTCACCGCCAGGCCGCTCATAAAATCCAAATATTCCTTGCCTTGATCGTCCCACAGCCGGCTGCCCTGCCCCTTCACCAGCGCGATCGGATATCTCGCATAGGTCGGAAACAGCGAACCGCCGCCGTTTTGCATGCCGTTTGCGCTCATCGCCCTTTCACCTCTCCCTGTCATTTAAATGCCGATGCTAACGTGAAAATATACCTGCCGGGATACGCCGCTTGGCGGCTATTCCCTGCGTAAAATCGCGCTGCCCCCAGCCGTTTCGCCTCTCCGGTCATCCGGCCTCATGGCGAATTACGCCTGCACGATGCGAGTGCCGATATTGCCCTCCATGACGGCTTTGCTCAGCACATTCAGCTCGTCGCCGCTGACGATCACGACCTCGCGGACCCGCCCCTGAACGCACTGCATCGCCGCGCGCACCTTCGGGATCATGCCGCCGTAAATCTCGCCGCTTGCGATCATCGCCTCGATCTCGGGGAACGTGACGGACGGCAGAACCCGCTTCGCGCCGCTCTCGTCCGTCTTCAAAATGCCGGGCACATCGGTGACGACGATCATCCGCTCGACCCCGAGATGCGAGGCGACCGCCCCGGCTGCCGTATCGGCGTTAATGTTGTAGCGCTGACCTGCCGCATCAATGCCGATCGGGGCGATGACCGGGATGTATCCCATCGCCATTACGCCTTCGATCACTTCGGCATTCACGTCCGTCACGTCGCCGACAAAGCCGATTTCCGCCGCGTTCGCCACCGGCTTCGCCTCGATGAGCCGGCCGTCGACGCCCGACAGGCCAAGCGCCTTCGCGCCGCTCAGCTGGATTTTGCGCACGATTTCCTTGTTGATCCCGCCGGCGAGCACCATCTCGACAACGTCAAGCACCTCGGCCGTCGTGACGCGCAGGCCATTCACAAACCCGCTCTCGATGCCGAGCTTCGTGAGCGTTCCGGATATCGCCGGGCCGCCGCCGTGCACGATGACCGGCCGCACCCCGCGTTCCTGAAGCCCTCGCAAATCATCGAAGAAGGAAGCCGGCAGCGCGGCAAGCGTGCTTCCTCCGCATTTCATCACAAAACGCTGCTGTTCCATTTTCATCCGTTCTCCTCGCAGCCTTTAATCGAATCCAAAACCGCTCTTAGGTGCGGTACGCCGCATTGATGCGGACATAATCGTACGTCAGGTCGCAGCCCCATGCGGTCGCGGCCCCTTCGCCCATATGCAGGTCGACGCGGATGACGACCGTATCGCCCTTCAAATAGTCCAGCGCAGCCTCCTCATCGAACGGAACCGGGCGCGACTGCGTCAGCGTAACGATCTCGCCGATCCGGATATCGACCGTCTCCGGATCGACCGGCCGGCCCGCGCGGCCGACCGCCGCGATAATCCGGCCCCAGTTCGCGTCTGCGCCGAACACCGCCGATTTCACGAGCGAGGAGCCGACGACCGTCTTCGCGATCGCCTGCGCCGCCTCGTCCGAAACCGCGCCGGACACCTGCACCTCCACCAGCTTCGTTGCGCCCTCACCGTCGCGCGCGATCGCTTTGGCCAGCGATTCACATACGTAACGGACGGCGGCAGCGAATGCCGGCCAGTCCGGATGCGCTTCGTTCAGCTTGCGGTTGCCCGCGAGGCCGCTCGCCATCGCGACCAGCATATCGTTCGTGCTCGTGTCGCCGTCCACCGTAATCATATTGAAGGTCAGGTCGGTCGCCTCGCGGAGCAGCTTCTGCAGCGCCTCGCTGCCGATGCTCGCATCCGTCGTCAGGAAGCCGAGCATCGTCGCCATATTCGGATGGATCATGCCGGAGCCTTTCGACGCGCCCGCCACGTAAACGGTCTTTCCATCAACAACAACCGATGCGCAGGCCTCTTTCTTCACCAGGTCGGTCGTCAGAATCGCCTGGCAGAAATCGTCCGCCGCTTCGTACGCGGAGCCGAGCCGCACAGGCAGCTCGGCAATGCCGCCGCGCACGCGGTCCATTTTGAGCAGCTCGCCGATGACGCCAGTTGAGGCGACGGCCACCTGCTCCGCCGGTACGCCGAGCGCTTCGGCGAATCGGCCGCGCATTTCGTAGGCGTCGTCTTCGCCCTGCCTGCCCGTGCAGGCGTTGGCGTTGCCGCTGTTGACGATCACGGCGCGCAGCACGCCTCCGGCGCCGATGCTCTCGCGCGTCACCTTGATCGGCGCCGCCTGGACGACGTTCGTCGTGTAGACGCCCGCCGCCGCGGCCGGCACCTCGCACACGATCGCGCCGAGATCGTGGCGCGAAGTCTTTTTCAGCCCGCAGTGAAGACCGCCGGCTTTAAAGCCTTTGGGCGTCGTGACCGAACCGTCCGGCACGATCGTAAATGAAGCCGTAACATTCCCCTGTCCCATTGTTCGTTCCTGTCTCCTTCTTGATCTCGGCTTCGACGTTCGCCGTTTACGGGTACGCCGGCACGAAATTCAGACCCGTTGTTTCGTCCCAGCCCATCATCAGGTTCAAATTTTGAATCGCCTGGCCGGCTGCGCCTTTCACCAGGTTGTCGAGGACGGACACGATCGTGACGCGCCCGGTCCGTTCATCGACGGCAAAACCGATGTCGGTGTAGTTGGAGCCCCATACTTCCTTCGTCGCGGGCCATATACCCTTCGGCCGGATGCGCACGAAGCGGCGCCCTTCGTAATAATGCCGGTACAGCCCGATAAAATCTTCTTCGGTCCGGCCGCCTATAACGGATGCATAAATCGTGCTCATAATGCCGCGCGTCATCGGGACGAGGTGTGTCGTAAACGTCGTCGTCACCGGCTTGCCGGCCGCGTCCGAAAGCACCATTTCGATTTCCGGGATATGCTGGTGCTGGTTGATTTTATACGCCTTGAAATTTTCGTTCACTTCGGAAAAATGATTGCCGAGGCTGACGCCGCGGCCCGCCCCGGAGACGCCCGACTTCGCATCGATGATAATCGTTGACGGGTCGATGAAGCCTTCTTTTACCGCCGGGACGAGACCGAGCAGCGACGCCGTCGAATAGCAGCCGGGGTTGGAAATGAAATCGGCGCCCCTCACCGCATCGCCGTACACTTCCGCAAGGCCGAACACAGCCTTGTCCAAATAGCGCTGCTCGGCCGGCTCCTTCTTGTACCATCGCTCATATACTTCACGCGATTTCAGCCGGAAATCGCCGGACATATCGATCACCTTCAGTCCCGCTTCCAGCAAGGACGGCGCCAGCTTGGACGCAACGCCCGCCGGCGTCGCGGTAATGACGACGTCCGCTTTGCTTTTCAGAAGCGCGGGATCCACGTCGTCAAGCACATCGGTGCGTATTTCGGTCAAATGCGGATACCCTTCGGCAATCGGGGACCCCGCGCTCGAGGACGACACGACGGACGTTACCTCCGCGTACGGGTGCGACGCCAGCAGCCGGATCAGCTCCACGCCGCCGTAGCCGGTCGATCCGACGATCGCCACATTTACTTTCGAAGCCATACTGTTCTCTCCCATCCGTGAACTTTCCTAACTATCCATTTTACACGAACCGGACGTTAGATTAAACTATGTATTATTATACGGTCGTATTCATATAAATACAATCCTTAAAATTGTCCGCGCCTCTTTCCGCCGCTTTCATTTCAGACTGAAGCCTTCCCCAAGCACCTCCGCCGTATCGCTGATGATGACAAACGCATCCTCGTCCGCGGCCCGCACAAGCTGCTTGAGCCGGGCGACTTCGCCCCGCCCGACGACGACCATCAGCACCTGTCTCGCTTCCCCGGTATAACCGCCTTCCCCGTCAAGCTTCGTCAGCCCGCGGTCAAGCTGATGCAGCACGGCCATCGCAATATCGTCCGGCCGGCGCGATATGATGAACGCTACTTTCGACACCGCCAGGCCCGTCTGGACAAAATCGATCGTTTTGCTCGTGGCGAATAGGCCGATAAGCGCGTACAGGGCGTTTTCCGGCGCGATCAGGATGCCTGCGGCTGCTATGACGCAGCCGTCGAACATCGCAACGGCAAGCCCGAGCCGGATGCCGGTAAAGCGGTGCACCAGCTGTGCCGCCAGATCGAGGCCGCCGGTCGAGCCGCGGCCGCGGAACACGAGGCCGAGCCCGGCGCCGACGCCGATGCCGCCGTATATGGAGGCAAGCAGCGGATTGCCCGTCGGAGCCGGCCAATGCGAGGTGAGCAGCACAAACAGCGGCAGCACGAACGAACCGATGGCGGTGCTGAGCGCGAAGCGCCTGCCGAGCAGCCACAGGCCGAGCAAAAACAGCGGGATGTTCAGCGCCCACTGCGTATAAGCCGGCGGAATGCCCGTCACGCGCTGAACGAGAATGGAAATGCCCGAGACGCCGCCCGAAGCGATACCGAGCGGGACGAGAAAAAGATTGAAGCTGGCCGCGATCAGGAATGAGCCTGCGAGCAGAAAAAGCAGGCTCCGAGCCGCCTCGGCACGCGGTCCCGGCGTTTCATTCCCGGTGCGGCGTCTGCGCCGCTTTCCGTAACGGTTTGCTCCCGCAAGCAAGCTGCCCCGATGATGCTTCATTCCCGCCGCCCCCTTTCCGTCTCATTATTGAAGAAACCCATGTATCTGTACCTGCACTGCCGGCACCGGCCCGACGGCATAAATGTTTCTAACGGTAAAATGTTTATGCCGCTAACGGCCACCGGCCCCCAATCACAAAAAAAGAGTCCCTACACCTCTATACAGTGTAAGAACTCTTCCCGCTGCCTATGCATCCGCATGGGCGTTTATTCCGGATCGTGCCGAATCTGGCTGCGCAAATAACCGTCGATAAAGCTGTCCAGATCGCCGTCCATAACCGCGCCGACGTTGCCCGTTTCCACCGACGTGCGATGGTCCTTGACCATGCTGTACGGATGAAACACGTACGAGCGGATTTGATTGCCCCAGGCGATATCGCTTTGTTCGCCGCGGATTTCCGCCAGGTGCTTCTGCTGCTCTTCGATCTTGCGCTCGTACAGCTTGGAGCGAAGCATCTTCATCGCCCGTTCGCGGTTCTGAATTTGCGAGCGCTCCGTTTGGCAGGCAACCACGATGCCGCTCGGAATATGCGTGATGCGGATCGCCGACTCCGTCTTGTTGACGTGCTGGCCGCCCGCGCCGCTGGAGCGGTACGTGTCGACCTTCAGGTCCTCCGGCCGGATCTCGATTTCGATGTCGTCCGAAATTTCCGGCATGATGTCGCACGATACGAACGACGTGTGGCGCCGGCCCGAAGCGTCGAACGGCGAAATGCGCACCAGACGGTGAACGCCCTTCTCCGCCTTCAAATACCCGTAGGCATTGTATCCCTTGACCAAAATCGTCACGCTCTTGATGCCCGCTTCGTCCCCTGGCAAAAAGTCGAGCACCTCGACCTTGAAGCCGCGTTTCTCGGCCCAGCGCGTATACATCCGATACAGCATCTGTGCCCAGTCCTGTGACTCCGTGCCGCCCGCGCCAGGGTGAAGCTCCAAAATCGCATTCAGCTTGTCGTACGGCTGATTCAGCAGCAGCTGCAGCTCGAACTCGTTCACCTTGCGCACGAGCTCCTGCACCCCGCCGGCGATCTCGGCTTCGATCGATTCGTCGCCTTCTTCCTCCGCCAGCTCCAGCATGGCAGTCAAATCTTCCTGCTCCGCAAACAGCTTCTCGTACTGCTCGACGACCGATTTCACCGCATTAAGCTCGGCAATGATGCTTTGCGCGCGGTCGTTATCGTCCCAAAAATCGGGTGCCGTCATTTTCTCCTCATAGTTTGCGATGATCTCCTGTTTGAGATCTAAGTCAAAGAGACCCCCTGAGTTCTTGGAGCCGCTTCGCCGTTTCGCGCAAATCCTGTTTGACCGTTATATCGATCATGGCGTTCGCTTCACCTCAAAATCGTAGTTTGCCTTTACCTTATGCGGCAATTATTCGTGCTGTCCGTGGCACTGCTTGTATTTCTTGCCGCTGCCGCACGGACAGGGATCGTTGCGGCCGACGCGCTGAACGCGCCTTGCCGGGCGCTTCGCCTGGGGCTCGCCGCCTCCGCCGGATTCCGTCTGGCCCTTGGCCACTTCCTGACGCTCGAGGTTGTTCTCCACGTGCGCCTTCATAATATATTTCGTGACTTCCTCCTGGATATGCTCGACCATTTCCTTGAACATCTCGAAGCCCTCGAACTGGTATTCGCGCAAAGGGTCGGTACCGCCGTAGGCGCGCAGGTGTATGCCCTGACGCAGCTGATCCATCGCGTCGATATGATCCATCCACTTGCTGTCCACCGCGCGGAGCACGACGACCTTCTCAAACTCGCGCATCGTTTCCGCTCCGATATGCTCCTCGCGCTCGTCGTAAAGCGCGGTTACCTTTTCGCACAAAAACTCGACGATCTCTTCTTTTTCCTTGCCCCACAGATCGTCCTTCGTCACCATGCCCTCGTTCAGGAACGTACCCTGCGCATAATCGGCGATTTCCTGCAGCTCCCAGTTCTCGGGAATTTCGTCGCCCGGACAATGCGCCTCGACGATGCGCTCGATAACGGGCTTGATCATTTCGAGCACGATCTCGCGGATATTGTCCGAATACAGCACTTCGCGGCGCTGCTTATAAATGATTTCGCGCTGCTGGTTCATGACGTCGTCGTACTGCAGGACGACCTTCCGCAAATCGAAGTTGTTCCCTTCGACGCGCTTCTGCGCCGATTCGATCGCTCGGGTGATGAGCCGGCTTTCGATCGGCTGGTCTTCCTCGAAGCCGAGGCGCTCCATCATACCCATGATGTTTTCGGAGCCGAAGCGTCGCATCAGCTCGTCTTCGAGAGACAAATAAAACTGGGACGAGCCCGGGTCCCCCTGCCGGCCCGAGCGTCCGCGCAGCTGGTTATCGATGCGGCGGCTTTCGTGCCGCTCCGTGCCGATAATGTGCAGTCCGCCGAGATCGGGCACGCCGTCGCCGAGCAAAATATCGGTGCCGCGCCCCGCCATATTCGTCGCGATCGTCACAGAGCCGGGCTGGCCGGCGCGCGAAATGATTTCCGCTTCCTCGGCATGATATTTCGCGTTCAGCACCTTATGCTGGACGCCGCGTTTCTTCAACATGTCCGACAGGCGCTCGGAATTCTCGATCGAGACTGTGCCGACAAGCACGGGCTGGTTGTTTTTATGCCGCTCCACGATTTCCTCGACGACGGCCTT
This genomic window from Paenibacillus humicola contains:
- the argF gene encoding ornithine carbamoyltransferase — encoded protein: MQSTVNEELALSLKGRDFIALTDYTPEEIRYLIDLAIELKKKQKAGETFHPLKGKTLGMIFEKSSTRTRVSFEVGMYQLGGQALFLSRNDLQIGRGETVWDTAQTLSRYLDGIMIRTFAHRTVIELARGATVPVINGLTDTNHPCQALCDFQTILEHKERLKGMKLAYIGDGNNMVHSLMMGAAKLGVHMSVATPEGYAPDEDIVRQTVEAASETGARIVVCRDPKEAIEGADVVYTDVWASMGFESEQKEREIAFADYQVNEELTNRAKPDFLFMHCLPAHRGEEVSEGIIDGNHSIIFDQAENRLHAQKAILAAIM
- a CDS encoding argininosuccinate synthase, whose protein sequence is MAKEKIVLAYSGGLDTSVILKWLKETYDADIIAFTADIGQKEELDGLEAKALATGASKVYIDDLREEFAKDFIFPMFEAGAMYEGQYLLGTSIARPLIAKRMVDIARAEGATAIAHGATGKGNDQVRFELTAAALAPDIKVIAPWRSEAFRDQFPGRAEMIAYAEKHGIPVQASAAKPYSMDRNLLHISFESGMLEDPWFDPSAESNRDMYVLSVSPEEAPNQAEYVELTFEAGQCVAVNGEKLSPLGVMEKLNELGGKHGIGRVDMVENRFVGMKSRGVYETPGGTILFAAHRKMESLTMDREVMHLRDSLISKYASLVYNGFWFAPERLALQALVTESQKNVTGVVRLKLYKGNVIGAGVNSPVSLYNPDIATMEADPSQAYDQGDATGFIRLNALRLKVSSGVEQSKKQ
- a CDS encoding acetylornithine transaminase; amino-acid sequence: MSANGMQNGGGSLFPTYARYPIALVKGQGSRLWDDQGKEYLDFMSGLAVTGLGHAPQRVKDALVKQLDELWHVSNLFRIPNQEEAAKLLTDNTCADMVFFCNSGAEANEAAIKLARRYHQKVAGTGRYEMITFEQSFHGRTLATLTATGQEKVKEGFGPLPEGFRYIPFNDIEALEAALTDQTAAVMLETVQAEGGVILADPAFVKHAAKLCKERGILLIVDEIQTGMGRTGKLLSFEHYGIEPDIFTLAKGIGSGFPVGAMLAKGYLAEAFGPGSHGSTFGGTPIATAAVKATVETIVGDRLPARAEEMGDYLMAELREKLGGHPLVTEIRGKGLLIGIACSEPAGAFVTEAQKRGLLVVTAGPDVVRLLPNLLVTKEEIDQAVSILAAIFAERTVSAQ
- the argC gene encoding N-acetyl-gamma-glutamyl-phosphate reductase; the protein is MASKVNVAIVGSTGYGGVELIRLLASHPYAEVTSVVSSSSAGSPIAEGYPHLTEIRTDVLDDVDPALLKSKADVVITATPAGVASKLAPSLLEAGLKVIDMSGDFRLKSREVYERWYKKEPAEQRYLDKAVFGLAEVYGDAVRGADFISNPGCYSTASLLGLVPAVKEGFIDPSTIIIDAKSGVSGAGRGVSLGNHFSEVNENFKAYKINQHQHIPEIEMVLSDAAGKPVTTTFTTHLVPMTRGIMSTIYASVIGGRTEEDFIGLYRHYYEGRRFVRIRPKGIWPATKEVWGSNYTDIGFAVDERTGRVTIVSVLDNLVKGAAGQAIQNLNLMMGWDETTGLNFVPAYP
- a CDS encoding YitT family protein → MKHHRGSLLAGANRYGKRRRRRTGNETPGPRAEAARSLLFLLAGSFLIAASFNLFLVPLGIASGGVSGISILVQRVTGIPPAYTQWALNIPLFLLGLWLLGRRFALSTAIGSFVLPLFVLLTSHWPAPTGNPLLASIYGGIGVGAGLGLVFRGRGSTGGLDLAAQLVHRFTGIRLGLAVAMFDGCVIAAAGILIAPENALYALIGLFATSKTIDFVQTGLAVSKVAFIISRRPDDIAMAVLHQLDRGLTKLDGEGGYTGEARQVLMVVVGRGEVARLKQLVRAADEDAFVIISDTAEVLGEGFSLK
- the secA gene encoding preprotein translocase subunit SecA, with product MLGLVKKIFGDANEREVKRLMRTVEQINDLEAEISALSDEALRGKTDEFKARLASDEEELDDILPEAFAVVREASKRVLNKRHFDVQLIGGMVLHDGKISEMKTGEGKTLVATLAVYLNALLGRGVHVVTVNDYLAQRDSEEMGQIYRFLGLTVGCNLNGLSHEEKQEAYACDITYGTNNEFGFDYLRDNMVLYKEQMVQRPLYYAIIDEVDSILIDEARTPLIISGQAAKSTELYYAADRFASRLKEEEDYTVDIKLRSVTLTEDGVEKAEKAFGIENLFDHANVTLNHHVQQALKAHVIMKRDVDYVVQEDEVIIVDEFTGRLMAGRRYSDGLHQAIEAKEGLKVQNESMTLATITFQNYFRMYRKLAGMTGTAKTEEEEFKKIYGLEVVQVPTNRPNIRQDISDVVYKTENGKFKAVVEEIVERHKNNQPVLVGTVSIENSERLSDMLKKRGVQHKVLNAKYHAEEAEIISRAGQPGSVTIATNMAGRGTDILLGDGVPDLGGLHIIGTERHESRRIDNQLRGRSGRQGDPGSSQFYLSLEDELMRRFGSENIMGMMERLGFEEDQPIESRLITRAIESAQKRVEGNNFDLRKVVLQYDDVMNQQREIIYKQRREVLYSDNIREIVLEMIKPVIERIVEAHCPGDEIPENWELQEIADYAQGTFLNEGMVTKDDLWGKEKEEIVEFLCEKVTALYDEREEHIGAETMREFEKVVVLRAVDSKWMDHIDAMDQLRQGIHLRAYGGTDPLREYQFEGFEMFKEMVEHIQEEVTKYIMKAHVENNLERQEVAKGQTESGGGGEPQAKRPARRVQRVGRNDPCPCGSGKKYKQCHGQHE
- the prfB gene encoding peptide chain release factor 2 (programmed frameshift) — protein: MIDITVKQDLRETAKRLQELRGSLDLDLKQEIIANYEEKMTAPDFWDDNDRAQSIIAELNAVKSVVEQYEKLFAEQEDLTAMLELAEEEGDESIEAEIAGGVQELVRKVNEFELQLLLNQPYDKLNAILELHPGAGGTESQDWAQMLYRMYTRWAEKRGFKVEVLDFLPGDEAGIKSVTILVKGYNAYGYLKAEKGVHRLVRISPFDASGRRHTSFVSCDIMPEISDDIEIEIRPEDLKVDTYRSSGAGGQHVNKTESAIRITHIPSGIVVACQTERSQIQNRERAMKMLRSKLYERKIEEQQKHLAEIRGEQSDIAWGNQIRSYVFHPYSMVKDHRTSVETGNVGAVMDGDLDSFIDGYLRSQIRHDPE
- the argB gene encoding acetylglutamate kinase; translated protein: MEQQRFVMKCGGSTLAALPASFFDDLRGLQERGVRPVIVHGGGPAISGTLTKLGIESGFVNGLRVTTAEVLDVVEMVLAGGINKEIVRKIQLSGAKALGLSGVDGRLIEAKPVANAAEIGFVGDVTDVNAEVIEGVMAMGYIPVIAPIGIDAAGQRYNINADTAAGAVASHLGVERMIVVTDVPGILKTDESGAKRVLPSVTFPEIEAMIASGEIYGGMIPKVRAAMQCVQGRVREVVIVSGDELNVLSKAVMEGNIGTRIVQA
- the argJ gene encoding bifunctional ornithine acetyltransferase/N-acetylglutamate synthase — protein: MGQGNVTASFTIVPDGSVTTPKGFKAGGLHCGLKKTSRHDLGAIVCEVPAAAAGVYTTNVVQAAPIKVTRESIGAGGVLRAVIVNSGNANACTGRQGEDDAYEMRGRFAEALGVPAEQVAVASTGVIGELLKMDRVRGGIAELPVRLGSAYEAADDFCQAILTTDLVKKEACASVVVDGKTVYVAGASKGSGMIHPNMATMLGFLTTDASIGSEALQKLLREATDLTFNMITVDGDTSTNDMLVAMASGLAGNRKLNEAHPDWPAFAAAVRYVCESLAKAIARDGEGATKLVEVQVSGAVSDEAAQAIAKTVVGSSLVKSAVFGADANWGRIIAAVGRAGRPVDPETVDIRIGEIVTLTQSRPVPFDEEAALDYLKGDTVVIRVDLHMGEGAATAWGCDLTYDYVRINAAYRT